In Nitrospirota bacterium, the DNA window TATCGCATGGAGAATTTATCGGCATACTCGGCTCAAACGGCTCGGGAAAGACAACACTGCTAAAAATACTGGACGGCTTAATAAAAAACTTTGAAGGCAGCGCTTATCTTGACGGAACGGACATAAAAAAACTTTCCCCAAAGGAGATTTACAAAAAGGTCGGACTCGTCTTTCAAAATCCGGATGACCAGCTTTTCGCTCCTACTGTATTTGAGGATGTGGCATTCGGCCCGATAAACATGGGCTTCAAGGAAGATGAGGTCATCACCCGTATAAACAACGCCCTTAAGGATGTTGATATGCAAGAATACGCAAAAAAGTCTATACATAATCTGAGTTTTGGCCAGAAGAAAAGGATTTGTATTGCAGGCCTTCTGGCAATGGGGCATGAGATACTGCTGCTTGACGAGCCTACAGCCGGATTAGATCCAATGGGAGAATATAAAATGATGAATCTGCTGACAAAGCTCAATAAGGAAAAACGCGTAACTGTTGTCATGGCCACACACAGCGTCGACCTTGTTCCCTTGTTTCTTGACAGGCTCTATATATTAAGCAAGGGCAGTATTGTCAGAAGCGGTATCCCTGAGGATGTTTTTACAGCGCCTGAAGATATGTCAAACGTTAAACTCAGGCTTCCTCAGATTGCAGAATTGATATACAGGCTGAAACATGAGGATAACTTACCATTCGAAAAAATTCCCCTCACCATCGGTGAGGCGAGAAGAGAGATATTAAAAACTCTCAGCTCGTAAGTGAAAGGAGGTGAAGAAATTTGAATAGTCCCAAAAACAGGGCTAAAAAGAAGGCAAAGGCCAGCGTCATATCGTACCATCTCAAATGCACAAAGACAGCTAACGGTTTGACACACTTTGTGATGTATGGAGATGTTCCGAACAAGAAAATGCCGTTATAAAATGATGCTGCCTCAGAGGCAAAACAACCCCCGCATCAATCAGTCATTGCAGGGTTGTTTTGCCTCACTAAAAAATTAAAAGGAGATATATACATATGAAGGAAAATCAAAGAGGTCTTTCTTTTTCTGATATTAACACTGACTGGAAGCTTGTCCTCGACGCTGACAATGTATTCTGGGGACTTGCGCCAAAAAATGATAATGGTGACTTCCTGCTGCCGGAAGACCTGATAACGCTGTACAAAAGTAAAAGCGCCCATCTCGATAAAGAGCTTCACGATTTTAGGTTCAATACGGATTTAAACTGTGTATACATAGACCCCACTGACAGATGTAATGCTAACTGCACATACTGTTACATCCCTGCTGAGATAAGAAAACATGGCAGCCAGATGACAGGGAAAGAACTCAATACAGTACTGGAAAAGATTGCAGTACATTTCAAGGATTTAAGAAAAAAACCTGTAATCGTCTTTCACGCTGCTGAACCGCTGTTGGTAAAAGATATACTGTTTGACTCCATAAAAAAATTCAGCAGTAAATTCGTTTTTGGTATTCAGACAAATGCACTCCTTCTCGAAAAAGGGGATGTGGAGTTTATGAAAAAATATAAGGTTGGCGTAGGCATATCGCTTGACGCGCCCGATGCCCATACAAACAATCTCTCAAGAGTAACGGCAAAAGGCGGGGGCAATTTTGAGAAGGCTGTTCAGGCATTAGAGTGGTTTAAAGGCTATGAAGGGTTAAATGTAATCTCGACTGTAACAAAATTCAATGTCAAAAAGCTTTCAGAGCATGTAAGATTCCTCCATAAAAAAGGAGTGCCGTGCATACTTTTAAATCCTGTCCGGGTGACACAAAAACAGGCATTAAAACAGAAGCCGGATGAAAAGGAGTTTGCAAAAGAATTAATAAAGGCCGTTGAGACAGCGATAGAGCTTACAAAAAAATCCGGCAGGCAGATCGTTGTGGGCAATTTTGCAAATGTCATCCTGGCAATAATATCGCCTGCTGCCAGACGCATGATGTGTGACATCTCTCCTTGCGGCGGAGGCAGGACATTTCTTACAATCACTGCAAGCGGCGATATGGTTCCTTGCGGCGAGTTTATCAGCTTCAAAGAATTCTCAGGAGGAAATATCTTCAAGACATCAATTGAAAAGGCGATGAACTCAAAGCCATTTAAAACAATCAGAGCAAGGACTGTGGAGAAGATCGATGAATGCAGCACATGCGACTTCAGGCATATATGCGGCTCGCCATGCCCTGCTGAGATGTATGCCAGAGGCAATATGTACAGAAAGGCAGAGTTTTGCGAGTTTTACAAAGAGATGATAAGATATGCCTTTAAACTGATATCCGAAGATAAAGTTCCATAT includes these proteins:
- a CDS encoding ATP-binding cassette domain-containing protein, whose product is MRLSVQINSFKYPDGTQALSDMAVDVSHGEFIGILGSNGSGKTTLLKILDGLIKNFEGSAYLDGTDIKKLSPKEIYKKVGLVFQNPDDQLFAPTVFEDVAFGPINMGFKEDEVITRINNALKDVDMQEYAKKSIHNLSFGQKKRICIAGLLAMGHEILLLDEPTAGLDPMGEYKMMNLLTKLNKEKRVTVVMATHSVDLVPLFLDRLYILSKGSIVRSGIPEDVFTAPEDMSNVKLRLPQIAELIYRLKHEDNLPFEKIPLTIGEARREILKTLSS
- the cbpB gene encoding peptide-modifying radical SAM enzyme CbpB, with amino-acid sequence MKENQRGLSFSDINTDWKLVLDADNVFWGLAPKNDNGDFLLPEDLITLYKSKSAHLDKELHDFRFNTDLNCVYIDPTDRCNANCTYCYIPAEIRKHGSQMTGKELNTVLEKIAVHFKDLRKKPVIVFHAAEPLLVKDILFDSIKKFSSKFVFGIQTNALLLEKGDVEFMKKYKVGVGISLDAPDAHTNNLSRVTAKGGGNFEKAVQALEWFKGYEGLNVISTVTKFNVKKLSEHVRFLHKKGVPCILLNPVRVTQKQALKQKPDEKEFAKELIKAVETAIELTKKSGRQIVVGNFANVILAIISPAARRMMCDISPCGGGRTFLTITASGDMVPCGEFISFKEFSGGNIFKTSIEKAMNSKPFKTIRARTVEKIDECSTCDFRHICGSPCPAEMYARGNMYRKAEFCEFYKEMIRYAFKLISEDKVPYLLREGSLQQMQYEYRYA